A segment of the Candidatus Poribacteria bacterium genome:
GTTCGCGTGTCTAATAGCAGTGCCTACGATTGTACCCAAACCAGCAAGAAAAGTAATAAATACAGCCGCAATAACCCATTCCATCCAGTTCATTACTATTCCTTCAATTCATTGCATCGGTATCACGGAGTCTGAGATATTGGAAAATGTATAGAAAATATTGAGGAATCCGATGAGGATCGTTGGGATGACAAAGACGCTCAAGAGGGCAAAAGTGCCGGTAGAAAAGGAGACCTGCGTCGTTTCCTCTCCAGCATCTTCGAGAAACATCGCTTTCACAATACGGGCATAATAGTAGAGCGAGACGACGCTATTGAGCAGCCCGACAAGTGCGAGCCAATAATACCCTTGCTCAAGAACAGCGGCAAAGAGTAGCCATTTTCCGAAGAAACCCGCGAAGGGCGGAATCCCTGTCAGCGAAAAGAGGAAAATCACCATTGCCCAAGCGACCAACGGTGCCCGCGAGGCGAGACCGCGATAGCCCTCAATCATCTCAGTTCCCTCCTCATTCGCAATCAGGACAACGACATAAAACGCGCCTAAGTTCATAAAGAGATAGACAACGAGATAGAAGAGGATCGCGCCGATGCCTTCAGAGGTGAGCAGGACCCCCCCCATCAAAAGGTACCCCCCGTGTGCGATGCTGGAATACGCCAATAAACGCTTCACATTCTGTTGTGGCAAAGCGGCGAGATTGCCGACAGTCATCGTCAATGCAGAAACGATCGCTAACATAAAGGTCCAATCAACAGCTTGCATCAATTCAGAATTGCCAAACCCGGCATAGAAAAACCTGATGAACAGGGCAAAACCTGCGGATTTTGAGGCGACTGACAGAAAGGCGGTGATTGGGATAGGGGCGCCTTCATAGACATCAGGGGACCACATGTGAAACGGGACTGAGGCGATCTTATAGCCTACGCCCGCAAGAATGAAGGTTATGGCAATTAGCACAGCAAGAGGGGTAACGTCTCCAGATGCGAGGAGCTCGGTGAGTCGCACGCTAATTTGACCGAGATCGCCGGAGCCCGTCATCCCAAAGAGGAGCGACAACCCGAAGAGCATGGTGCCAGAGGCGACTGCGCCATAGGTTATGTATTTAAACGCAGCTTCACTGGAACGCGGGCTATGTGTCAAGAACCCGGCGAGAATATAGGAGGTAAGACTTACCGTTTCCAACGAGATGAATATCATCAACAGATTTGTCGAGGATGCCATCAGGAACATGCCGAGGGTGATGGCTAACAAAAGTGCATAGTATTCGCCTTTCAAACGGGCGTCCAGTTCGTCGGAGCGGAGCGAAAAGAGAATCGTTGCAGCGGTTGCGAGTAGCAATAAAACCTTGAAAAAGCTGGAAAACTCGTCAAGTCGGACCATCCCCAAAAAGAGGGAAATGGGACCTTCATCGCCGAAAGAGAAGTGCGTGATTAGGACAGCGGCGAAAACGCAAACACACCCTGCGAGGGAGAGATGTGCGACTGCGGAACTTTCTCCATCCTTTACAACGAGATCAAGGAGTACAACAGCGGCGGCAAAAATCACAAGGAGGATT
Coding sequences within it:
- a CDS encoding NADH-quinone oxidoreductase subunit N, whose product is MQPLSNIESLLYFSPEILLVIFAAAVVLLDLVVKDGESSAVAHLSLAGCVCVFAAVLITHFSFGDEGPISLFLGMVRLDEFSSFFKVLLLLATAATILFSLRSDELDARLKGEYYALLLAITLGMFLMASSTNLLMIFISLETVSLTSYILAGFLTHSPRSSEAAFKYITYGAVASGTMLFGLSLLFGMTGSGDLGQISVRLTELLASGDVTPLAVLIAITFILAGVGYKIASVPFHMWSPDVYEGAPIPITAFLSVASKSAGFALFIRFFYAGFGNSELMQAVDWTFMLAIVSALTMTVGNLAALPQQNVKRLLAYSSIAHGGYLLMGGVLLTSEGIGAILFYLVVYLFMNLGAFYVVVLIANEEGTEMIEGYRGLASRAPLVAWAMVIFLFSLTGIPPFAGFFGKWLLFAAVLEQGYYWLALVGLLNSVVSLYYYARIVKAMFLEDAGEETTQVSFSTGTFALLSVFVIPTILIGFLNIFYTFSNISDSVIPMQ